In Taeniopygia guttata chromosome 2, bTaeGut7.mat, whole genome shotgun sequence, one genomic interval encodes:
- the SEC61G gene encoding protein transport protein Sec61 subunit gamma isoform X1, translating into MCLSLQAIMDQVMQFVEPSRQFVKDSIRLVKRCTKPDRKEFQKIAMATAIGFAIMGFIGFFVKLIHIPINNIIVGG; encoded by the exons ATGTGTCTGTCTTTGCAGGCAATCATGGATCAGGTAATGCAATTCGTGGAACCCAGCCGTCAGTTTGTAAAAGATTCCATACGACTTGTTAAGAGAtgcaccaagcctgacaggaAAG AGTTCCAGAAGATTGCCATGGCAACAGCAATAGGCTTTGCGATAATGGGATTTATTGGTTTCTTTGTCAAATTGATCCATATCCCAATCAACAATATAATTGT AGGTGGCTGA
- the SEC61G gene encoding protein transport protein Sec61 subunit gamma isoform X2, which produces MDQVMQFVEPSRQFVKDSIRLVKRCTKPDRKEFQKIAMATAIGFAIMGFIGFFVKLIHIPINNIIVGG; this is translated from the exons ATGGATCAGGTAATGCAATTCGTGGAACCCAGCCGTCAGTTTGTAAAAGATTCCATACGACTTGTTAAGAGAtgcaccaagcctgacaggaAAG AGTTCCAGAAGATTGCCATGGCAACAGCAATAGGCTTTGCGATAATGGGATTTATTGGTTTCTTTGTCAAATTGATCCATATCCCAATCAACAATATAATTGT AGGTGGCTGA
- the LOC115493725 gene encoding uncharacterized protein yields the protein MPCFCDIAAPDTRGGWNPLPVRAQSPAAAGAQSECGGATGGWSRSSTMPGHSFPWLLPLVLLEVFGRPLDTSSRPVGYTGPSAPLAEEPEQWDAGPGTTPLGHVELHRRSCAALEQLALLAWSRTFLDLLAMGVLLGWWLGKRLRRGRREEKHQSPAASAETGCQRQDCCKKLLLRLRDTRALMRLCLRHLRLQRPRAKRRRKWGLWNRRRLYFSPARCLSRPAPRLSVSAGDA from the exons ATGCCATGCTTCTGTGACATCGCAGCCCCGGACACACGCGGTGGCTGGAATCCGCTGCCAGTCCGTGCCCAGagcccggcagcagcgggcgcacAGAGCGAGTGTGGAGGTGCAACTGGTGGCTGGTCGCGCAGCAGCACCATGCCCGGCCACAGCTTCCCCTGGCTCCTGCCgcttgtgctgctggaggtCTTTGGCCGCCccctggacacttccagccGTCCTGTCGGGTACACGGGCCCTTCGGCTCCGCTTGCCGAGGAACCGGAGCAGTGGGACGCGGGCCCAGGGACGACCCCCTTGGGGCACGTAGAGCTGCATCGTCGGAGCTGcgcagccctggagcagctaGCGCTGCTTGCTTGGAGCCGCACATTCCTGGACCTGCTGGCGATGGGCGTCTTGCTCGGCTGGTGGCTGGGCAAAAGGCTCCGGAGAGGCCGGCGAGAG GAGAAGCACCAGAGCCCCGCCGCTTCTGCAGAGACGGGCTGCCAGCGACAGGACTGCTGCAAGAAGCTGCTCCTGCGGCTGAGGGACACCCGTGCCCTGATGCGGCTGTGCCTGCGCCACCTCCGTCTGCAGAGGCCCAGAGCGAAGAGACGGAGGAAATGGGGCCTTTGGAACCGGAGGAGACTCTACTTCTCCCCTGCACGCTGCCTCTCCAGACCGGCTCCCCGTTTGTCTGTTTCTGCGGGGGATGCATGA